From a region of the Microbacterium sp. nov. GSS16 genome:
- a CDS encoding GNAT family N-acetyltransferase yields the protein MSPPVQIRRVDPFDTVEHNQWWQAYAEAKRADMGENALIWTLEESRAEMQQRSENTERRTYVAVLDGAVVGGGSLALSLKDNLRSAAVGVTVPLAHRRRGVGSALLAHIEAEAATADRTILRAETAWPASAPDDGAGQPGIEFARRHGYTLALSDLQNRLELPVDDAIIDELLAEAPAEGYAIRSWVGPVPDEIVAEWAALDAVLDTEAPTGELDIEAASADVADYRADEQMQALQGRTSFGTVALTSDGRVAAYTQLVVSGDDGNAYQWGTLVRREDRGHRLGLRVKLENLRMLQRHSPETPRIYTYNAASNAHMLAVNTRLGFRPTGRLGELQKKADRPRAPRPGARA from the coding sequence ATGAGCCCACCGGTGCAGATCCGCCGCGTCGATCCGTTCGACACCGTCGAGCACAACCAGTGGTGGCAGGCTTATGCCGAGGCCAAGCGCGCCGACATGGGCGAGAACGCGCTGATCTGGACGCTCGAAGAGAGTCGCGCCGAGATGCAGCAGCGCTCCGAGAACACCGAGCGTCGCACCTACGTCGCCGTGCTCGACGGCGCGGTCGTGGGCGGCGGATCGCTCGCCCTCAGTTTGAAAGACAACCTGCGCTCCGCCGCCGTCGGCGTGACCGTGCCGCTCGCCCATCGCCGACGGGGTGTCGGCTCCGCCCTGCTCGCGCACATCGAGGCCGAGGCGGCTACCGCCGATCGCACGATCCTGCGCGCCGAGACGGCGTGGCCGGCATCCGCGCCCGACGACGGCGCCGGGCAGCCGGGGATCGAATTCGCGCGACGGCACGGATACACGCTCGCCCTCAGCGACCTGCAGAACCGCCTCGAGCTGCCGGTCGATGACGCGATCATCGACGAGCTGCTCGCCGAGGCACCCGCCGAGGGGTACGCGATCCGCAGCTGGGTAGGTCCAGTGCCCGACGAGATCGTCGCCGAGTGGGCGGCTCTCGACGCCGTTCTCGACACCGAGGCGCCGACCGGCGAGCTCGACATCGAGGCCGCGTCAGCCGACGTCGCCGACTACCGCGCCGACGAGCAGATGCAGGCCCTGCAGGGCCGCACATCGTTCGGAACGGTGGCTCTGACGTCCGACGGCCGGGTCGCCGCGTACACGCAGCTCGTCGTCTCCGGTGACGACGGCAACGCGTACCAGTGGGGAACTCTCGTGCGCCGCGAGGACCGCGGCCACCGCCTCGGCCTGCGCGTGAAGCTCGAGAACCTGCGAATGCTGCAGCGTCACTCCCCCGAGACGCCGCGCATCTACACCTACAACGCCGCGTCGAATGCGCACATGCTCGCGGTCAACACCCGCCTCGGCTTCCGGCCCACCGGGCGCCTCGGCGAGCTGCAGAAGAAGGCCGATCGACCTCGCGCGCCGAGGCCGGGTGCGCGGGCATGA
- a CDS encoding PadR family transcriptional regulator, with protein sequence MSDSEFDVHLQELRRGTIVLASLQLLRTPGYGYGLLEQLASAGFPTDANTLYPLLRRLEKQGYLDSEWNTDEARPRKFYRTSEAGVRLATALTQEVAAIAAATAALRDEEN encoded by the coding sequence ATGAGCGACAGCGAGTTCGACGTCCACCTGCAGGAGCTGCGGCGAGGCACCATCGTGCTCGCCAGCCTGCAGCTGCTGCGCACCCCGGGTTACGGGTACGGCCTGCTGGAGCAGCTGGCGTCCGCCGGCTTCCCCACCGATGCCAACACGCTCTACCCGCTGCTGCGCCGACTCGAGAAGCAGGGCTATCTCGACAGCGAGTGGAACACAGACGAGGCGAGGCCCCGCAAGTTCTACCGCACCTCCGAGGCGGGCGTCCGCCTCGCGACCGCACTGACTCAGGAGGTCGCGGCAATCGCCGCCGCGACCGCCGCGCTCCGCGACGAGGAGAACTGA
- a CDS encoding peptidylprolyl isomerase — MRLTTHLRRSVLALTAAAALALAGCASNPDAADPGSSDPAPSSSATQAPGTCSYPQDGRPASKAVDAPAGEPTETGEVPVTITTGVGELKTTLDASKTPCTVNSFLSLAEQGYFDGTTCHRLTTDGIFVLQCGDPSAKGTGGPGYSFADELDGSETYEAGTLAMANAGPDTNGSQFFIVYADSQLPPSYTVFGHLDETSTAIVADVASAGTENGGPDGAPKTPVMIESVTKG, encoded by the coding sequence GTGCGCCTGACAACTCACCTCCGCCGTTCCGTGCTCGCTCTCACCGCCGCTGCGGCGCTCGCCCTGGCGGGCTGCGCGTCGAATCCGGATGCCGCGGATCCGGGCTCATCGGATCCCGCGCCGTCGTCGTCCGCGACGCAGGCTCCCGGAACCTGCTCCTACCCGCAGGACGGCCGCCCCGCGTCGAAGGCTGTCGACGCACCCGCTGGCGAGCCCACCGAGACAGGCGAGGTGCCCGTCACGATCACGACGGGCGTGGGCGAGCTGAAGACCACGCTCGACGCCTCGAAAACGCCGTGCACAGTGAACAGCTTCCTCTCGCTCGCCGAGCAGGGCTACTTCGACGGCACCACCTGCCATCGACTCACCACCGACGGCATCTTCGTGCTGCAGTGCGGCGACCCGAGCGCGAAGGGAACGGGCGGTCCCGGCTACTCGTTCGCCGACGAACTCGACGGCTCCGAGACCTACGAGGCCGGCACGCTCGCGATGGCCAACGCCGGCCCCGACACCAACGGGTCGCAGTTCTTCATCGTCTACGCCGACAGCCAGCTGCCGCCGAGCTACACGGTTTTCGGCCACCTCGACGAGACGTCCACCGCGATCGTCGCGGATGTCGCATCCGCCGGCACCGAGAACGGCGGCCCCGACGGGGCTCCGAAGACCCCGGTCATGATCGAGAGCGTCACCAAGGGCTGA